In Oncorhynchus gorbuscha isolate QuinsamMale2020 ecotype Even-year linkage group LG02, OgorEven_v1.0, whole genome shotgun sequence, a single genomic region encodes these proteins:
- the LOC124000163 gene encoding WAP four-disulfide core domain protein 1-like, which produces MPGCHIRTPLMLVLCMLVLSCGSGGARRIRKRGLNQKDYEYPNQQSQSTQHQKNDRCPPPPQMLPERACEVPGCRSDSECERHKRCCYNGCIYACLESVQPPPVLDWLVQPKPRWLGGNGWLLDGPDEVLQAEACSTTEDGDEPLHCPTGYECHIINQGNPAAGIPNRGQCIKSRGNSDGRPMRQKSYKDYKDYLGIGSSSNNAVAYEKHHKHMG; this is translated from the exons ATGCCTGGCTGTCACATCCGGACACCCCTGATGTTGGTGCTCTGCATGCTGGTGCTGTCCTGTGGGTCAGGAGGTGCCCGGCGGATCAGAAAGAGAGGGCTTAACCAAAAG GACTATGAGTACCCAAATCAGCAGTCCCAATCCACGCAGCACCAGAAGAATGACCGCTGCCCACCCCCACCTCAGATGCTGCCGGAGCGGGCCTGCGAGGTGCCCGGCTGCCGCTCTGACTCAGAGTGTGAGCGCCACAAGCGCTGCTGCTATAACGGCTGCATCTACGCCTGTCTGGAGTCAGTGCAGCCACCACCAG TGCTGGACTGGTTGGTTCAACCCAAGCCTCGGTGGCTGGGAGGGAACGGCTGGCTTCTAGACGGTCCAGATGAGGTACTGCAGG CGGAGGCCTGCAGCACCACAGAGGATGGTGACGAGCCCCtgcactgtcccacaggctatgAGTGCCACATCATCAACCAAGGAAACCCCGCCGCTGGCATCCCCAATCGGGGACAGTGCATCAAGTCTCGTGGCAACTCTG ATGGACGTCCCATGAGGCAAAAGTCCTACAAGGACTATAAGGATTACTTGG GAATTGGAAGCAGCTCTAATAATGCAGTGGCCTATGAGAAACACCACAAACACATGGGATGA